A window from Amblyomma americanum isolate KBUSLIRL-KWMA chromosome 7, ASM5285725v1, whole genome shotgun sequence encodes these proteins:
- the LOC144098674 gene encoding uncharacterized protein LOC144098674: protein MKLLAAGVLLYGLWAVARCSDPGTPASELVTFSNETNTTVSPPVTITTPPAPPQPTPANMTTATTNATTPQPTPANMTTVTTPLPTVPVTNATTVTPSTAVPPTAVPPPERHFDTLSFLGGIILTLGCLAICYVGFKFYKARTERNYHTL, encoded by the exons ATGAAGCTGCTAGCTGCCGGTGTGCTGCTTTACGGGCTATGGGCTGTAGCACGTTGCAGCGATCCCG GAACACCAGCCTCTGAGCTCGTGACTTTTTCAAATGAAACAAACACCACTGTATCACCACCAGTCACTATAACAACACCACCAGCACCACCGCAGCCGACGCCAGCTAACATGACAACTGCTACTACGAATGCAACAACACCGCAGCCGACACCAGCTAACATGACAACTGTTACAACACCATTGCCCACTGTGCCAGTCACAAATGCCACCACGGTGACACCTAGCACGGCTGTGCCACCGACTGCTGTGCCTCCTCCTGAGCGACACTTTGACACGCTGAGTTTCCTGGGAGGTATCATCCTGACCTTGGGATGCCTGGCCATCTGCTACGTGGGATTCAAGTTCTACAAGGCTCGCACAGAGCGCAATTACCACACACTCTAG